In Hyphomicrobiaceae bacterium, the following are encoded in one genomic region:
- the fdhF gene encoding formate dehydrogenase subunit alpha produces the protein MTLIKETDYGTPSVESHTMVSLEIDGREVSVPEGTSIMNAAMQLGIQVPKLCATDSLEPFGSCRLCLVEIEGRKGTPASCTTPVAPGLKVTTQNARLAQLRKGVMELYISDHPLDCLTCGANGDCELQDMAGAVGLREVRYGYDGANHVFAKSADGSKNDSFKAKDTSNPYFSFEPSKCIVCSRCVRACEEVQGTFALTIDGRGFASHVSAGMDEEFLASECVSCGACVQACPTATLIEKSVLEKGQPEHSIVTTCAYCGVGCSFKAEMQGEEVVRMVPYKDGGANEGHSCVKGRFAFGYATHKDRVLTPMVRDKITDPWQVVSWDEAIKFAATRFKATQEKYGKGSIGGITSSRTTNEEVYVVQRMVRAAFNTNNIDTCARVCHSPTGYGLKQTFGESAGTQDFKSVDKADVIIVIGANPTDGHPVFASRMKKRIREGAKLIVVDPRRIDMVKSPHVKADYHLQLQPSTNVAIMNAIGHVIATENLIDRKFVARRCEKGDFFRWEEFISRPENSPEALEEITGVPAQEVREAARLYATGGNAAIYYGLGVTEHSQGSTMVMAMANIAMATGNIGREGVGVNPLRGQNNVQGSCDMGSFPHEFPGYRHVSNLEARRMFEKEWGVMLDAEPGLRIPNMFDAALDGSFRGIFIQGEDIAQSDPNTHHVEHALTAMDIVVVQDLFLNETAAFAHVFLPGTSFLEKDGTFTNAERRINRVRPVMRAKQGMSEWEVVCRIATEMGYPMSYKNAADIMDEIARLTPTFRGVSFDKLEKTGSLQWPVDDATPEGTPVMHTEEFTRGKGRFMLTNFVPTAERTNRNFPLVLTTGRILAHYNVGAQTRRTPNVAWHPEDVLEIHPHDAEVRGISDGQMISLASRVGATTLRAKISDRMPPGVVYTTFHHPVTGANVITTENSDWATNCPEYKVTAVQVTISNRPSEWQEDWETRDVKNRRIGTDKAMEPAE, from the coding sequence ATGACCCTTATCAAAGAGACCGACTACGGAACGCCGTCCGTCGAGTCTCACACCATGGTCTCTCTCGAAATCGATGGCCGTGAAGTGTCGGTGCCGGAGGGTACCTCGATCATGAACGCCGCCATGCAGCTTGGCATCCAGGTGCCGAAGCTGTGTGCGACTGACAGCCTTGAGCCTTTCGGCTCGTGCCGTTTGTGTCTGGTGGAGATCGAAGGCCGCAAAGGCACACCTGCATCCTGCACCACCCCCGTTGCACCCGGCCTCAAGGTGACGACGCAGAACGCGCGTCTTGCACAGCTGCGCAAGGGCGTCATGGAGTTGTACATCTCCGACCATCCGCTCGATTGCCTGACCTGCGGCGCCAACGGCGATTGCGAACTTCAGGACATGGCGGGCGCCGTCGGTCTGCGCGAGGTTCGTTACGGCTATGATGGCGCCAACCACGTCTTCGCCAAGAGCGCAGATGGCAGCAAGAACGATAGCTTCAAGGCGAAGGATACATCCAACCCTTACTTCTCGTTCGAGCCGTCGAAGTGCATCGTGTGCTCGCGCTGCGTGCGCGCGTGCGAAGAGGTGCAAGGTACGTTTGCGCTCACCATCGACGGTCGTGGCTTCGCTTCGCACGTGTCCGCCGGTATGGATGAAGAATTCCTCGCCTCCGAGTGCGTTTCTTGCGGCGCCTGCGTGCAGGCTTGCCCGACCGCAACACTGATCGAAAAGTCTGTGCTCGAAAAGGGTCAGCCGGAGCACTCCATCGTGACGACCTGCGCCTACTGCGGCGTCGGCTGCTCGTTCAAAGCCGAAATGCAGGGCGAAGAAGTCGTGCGCATGGTGCCCTACAAAGACGGCGGCGCCAACGAAGGCCACTCCTGCGTCAAAGGCCGCTTCGCATTCGGCTATGCCACACACAAGGATCGCGTCCTCACGCCGATGGTACGCGATAAGATCACCGATCCCTGGCAGGTCGTCTCGTGGGACGAGGCGATCAAATTCGCCGCGACGCGCTTCAAGGCCACTCAGGAGAAGTATGGCAAAGGCTCTATCGGCGGCATTACCTCCTCGCGCACCACCAACGAGGAAGTCTATGTCGTACAGCGCATGGTCCGCGCGGCATTTAACACCAACAACATCGACACCTGTGCGCGCGTATGCCACTCCCCGACCGGTTACGGTTTGAAGCAGACGTTCGGAGAATCCGCAGGTACCCAGGACTTCAAGAGCGTCGACAAAGCCGACGTCATCATAGTCATCGGCGCCAATCCTACCGATGGTCATCCGGTGTTCGCCTCGCGCATGAAGAAGCGCATCCGCGAAGGCGCCAAACTGATCGTAGTCGATCCGCGCCGCATCGACATGGTCAAGAGCCCGCACGTCAAGGCCGACTATCATCTGCAGTTGCAGCCCTCAACCAACGTCGCGATCATGAACGCGATTGGGCACGTCATTGCGACCGAGAACCTGATCGACCGCAAGTTCGTGGCACGTCGCTGCGAAAAGGGCGATTTTTTCCGTTGGGAAGAATTTATCAGCCGTCCTGAGAACTCACCTGAGGCTCTGGAGGAGATCACTGGTGTGCCCGCGCAGGAGGTTCGCGAAGCGGCCCGCCTGTACGCCACCGGCGGCAATGCTGCGATCTACTACGGGCTTGGCGTCACCGAGCATTCGCAGGGCTCCACAATGGTCATGGCCATGGCAAACATTGCCATGGCGACGGGCAACATCGGCCGCGAAGGCGTAGGTGTGAACCCGCTGCGTGGCCAAAACAACGTGCAGGGCTCGTGCGACATGGGTTCGTTCCCTCACGAGTTCCCCGGCTATCGCCATGTCTCGAATCTCGAAGCGCGTCGCATGTTCGAAAAGGAATGGGGCGTTATGCTGGATGCCGAGCCTGGGCTCCGCATCCCCAACATGTTCGATGCAGCTCTCGACGGCTCATTCCGCGGCATCTTCATTCAGGGCGAAGACATCGCTCAATCGGATCCCAACACGCATCACGTCGAGCACGCTTTGACGGCGATGGATATCGTTGTCGTGCAGGATCTCTTCCTCAACGAAACGGCTGCCTTCGCGCATGTGTTCCTGCCCGGCACGTCGTTCCTCGAAAAGGACGGCACCTTCACCAACGCCGAGCGGCGCATAAACCGCGTTCGGCCGGTGATGCGCGCTAAGCAGGGTATGTCGGAATGGGAAGTTGTATGCCGGATCGCCACCGAGATGGGGTATCCGATGTCCTACAAGAACGCTGCCGATATCATGGACGAGATCGCACGTTTGACGCCGACCTTCCGCGGCGTCTCGTTCGACAAGCTGGAAAAGACGGGGTCGTTGCAGTGGCCGGTTGACGATGCGACTCCTGAAGGCACGCCCGTCATGCACACCGAGGAGTTCACCCGCGGCAAGGGCCGCTTCATGTTGACGAACTTCGTCCCAACTGCGGAGCGCACCAACCGCAACTTCCCGTTGGTGCTGACCACGGGGCGTATCCTGGCCCACTATAATGTCGGCGCCCAGACACGGCGCACCCCGAACGTGGCCTGGCATCCAGAGGACGTGCTGGAAATCCATCCGCATGACGCTGAGGTGCGCGGCATTAGCGATGGCCAGATGATCTCGCTGGCAAGCCGTGTCGGCGCCACCACGCTGCGGGCGAAGATCTCCGATCGTATGCCGCCGGGTGTGGTCTATACGACGTTCCATCATCCGGTGACGGGTGCCAACGTCATCACCACCGAAAACTCGGATTGGGCGACCAACTGCCCCGAGTATAAGGTGACCGCGGTGCAGGTCACGATCTCCAATCGCCCGTCTGAATGGCAGGAGGACTGGGAGACCCGTGACGTGAAGAACCGCCGTATCGGCACCGACAAGGCCATGGAACCGGCCGAGTAG
- the fdhD gene encoding formate dehydrogenase accessory sulfurtransferase FdhD, with protein MGKPAASETGTVSTCSRIAEGVAHEADGGTHEIAWALPEETPVAVQINSENFTVMMATPADLRDFAVGIVLSEGIVKDAGKIQGILVMPVENGVTIDIAINEADIDFTHLARRSIEGRTGCGLCGVEDIAAALKPLPRIERTSAPTPLAILKAAKALPGLQPMNLVNRSVHAAGWISSDGDVLLVREDVGRHNALDKLIGALKQTKTDLRAGFVLMTSRCSFELVQKCALVGIGALVTVSAPTALALDLARASGLYLAALGRDEAVVFNP; from the coding sequence ATGGGCAAACCGGCTGCCAGCGAGACGGGCACAGTTTCGACGTGCTCGCGTATCGCCGAAGGCGTGGCCCATGAGGCAGACGGCGGCACTCACGAGATCGCATGGGCGCTCCCCGAAGAGACGCCCGTTGCCGTGCAGATCAACTCCGAGAACTTCACAGTCATGATGGCGACGCCGGCGGATCTGCGCGACTTTGCCGTAGGCATCGTGCTATCGGAAGGGATCGTTAAAGATGCCGGAAAGATCCAAGGCATCCTCGTGATGCCGGTGGAGAACGGCGTCACAATCGATATTGCCATTAATGAAGCTGATATCGACTTCACACACCTAGCGCGCCGGTCCATTGAAGGGCGCACTGGTTGCGGACTGTGCGGGGTCGAGGATATCGCCGCCGCGCTGAAGCCTCTTCCGCGAATTGAACGCACCAGCGCCCCTACTCCCTTAGCCATTCTGAAAGCTGCGAAAGCCCTTCCCGGCCTACAGCCCATGAACCTCGTTAACCGGTCTGTTCACGCGGCCGGCTGGATCTCTTCCGACGGCGACGTTCTTCTGGTGCGCGAAGACGTCGGACGCCACAACGCGCTCGATAAACTCATCGGCGCGCTCAAGCAGACGAAGACCGATCTTCGCGCCGGTTTCGTGCTGATGACCAGCCGTTGCAGCTTCGAACTTGTGCAGAAATGCGCGCTGGTCGGCATCGGCGCACTTGTCACAGTCTCAGCCCCGACAGCACTTGCGCTTGACCTGGCGCGCGCATCGGGGCTCTATCTCGCCGCCCTCGGCCGGGACGAGGCGGTCGTGTTCAACCCCTGA
- a CDS encoding acyl-CoA dehydrogenase, with amino-acid sequence MTYSAPLDDMLFVLNEICGAPRISTFSGFEEATPDTIAAVLEQAAVFTSEVLAPLNSAGDKTGARRTDTGVETTPGWKSAYTHFTDGGWNGVVFESEWGGMGLPWMVGGAVQEMLNSSNMAFALCPLLTQGAIEAILLNGSDALKSTYLPKMVSGQWTGTMNLTEPQAGSDLAAVRTKAERAGGHYLITGQKIFITYGDHDLTENIIHLVLARLPDAPEGVKGISLFVVPKFIPDASGAPGETNDVRCVSLEHKLGIHGSPTAVMSYGDHGGAVGYLVGEENRGLEYMFVMMNQARLSVGIQGLGIAERAYQRARVYANERVQGRIIGDATPGAKPISWHPDVHRMLMSMRARTEAMRCLAYWAASALDFAHAAPDDAERAAHQARLDFLIPIVKAWCTESACDIASLAVQVHGGMGYIEETGAAQHFRDARITTIYEGTSGIQANDLIGRKMQRDNGAAALAVVAELKVIESALAETAGKDPIFVPIHKAVSRAIRAMEAAGGWLLQNGRQNPVAAGAAAFNLLNVFAIAISGALLAKSALVAARHIEAGEGNAEFLKEKIAVARFFAGQIMPEADARLAAVLDAHEGALQLYPSSLA; translated from the coding sequence ATGACCTACTCCGCTCCCCTCGACGACATGCTCTTCGTCTTAAACGAAATCTGCGGTGCGCCACGTATCAGCACCTTCTCGGGCTTTGAAGAGGCGACACCGGACACGATCGCTGCGGTGCTGGAACAGGCCGCGGTCTTCACCAGCGAAGTTCTGGCACCGCTGAATAGCGCGGGCGATAAGACCGGCGCACGCCGCACGGACACCGGCGTGGAAACGACGCCGGGTTGGAAGAGCGCCTATACGCACTTCACCGACGGCGGCTGGAATGGTGTCGTCTTCGAATCCGAATGGGGCGGCATGGGATTGCCCTGGATGGTCGGCGGGGCTGTTCAGGAGATGCTCAACTCATCCAACATGGCTTTCGCCCTCTGCCCCCTACTGACGCAAGGTGCCATTGAAGCCATTCTGCTGAACGGATCGGACGCACTTAAATCCACGTATTTGCCGAAGATGGTCAGCGGCCAATGGACCGGCACGATGAATCTGACGGAGCCGCAGGCAGGCTCGGATCTCGCGGCCGTCCGCACAAAGGCGGAACGCGCAGGCGGACATTATCTCATCACCGGCCAGAAGATCTTTATCACCTATGGCGATCACGACCTGACCGAGAACATCATTCATCTGGTGCTCGCGCGTCTGCCCGATGCGCCGGAGGGTGTAAAAGGCATTTCACTGTTCGTCGTGCCGAAGTTTATTCCCGATGCGTCCGGTGCTCCCGGCGAAACCAACGACGTTCGTTGCGTCTCGCTGGAGCACAAGCTGGGCATTCACGGAAGTCCGACCGCAGTGATGTCTTATGGCGATCATGGCGGCGCCGTGGGCTACCTCGTTGGCGAGGAGAACCGCGGTCTGGAATATATGTTCGTTATGATGAACCAGGCGCGGCTCAGCGTCGGCATCCAAGGTCTCGGCATCGCCGAACGCGCCTATCAGCGGGCACGAGTCTATGCCAACGAACGGGTCCAAGGCCGCATCATCGGCGATGCGACGCCCGGTGCCAAGCCGATCTCATGGCATCCTGACGTGCATAGGATGCTGATGAGTATGCGCGCGCGTACTGAAGCCATGCGGTGCCTCGCCTATTGGGCGGCAAGCGCATTGGATTTTGCTCACGCAGCACCTGACGATGCCGAACGCGCCGCACATCAGGCGCGCCTCGATTTTCTCATTCCCATCGTCAAGGCTTGGTGCACCGAAAGCGCTTGCGATATTGCCTCGCTGGCCGTTCAGGTCCATGGCGGCATGGGCTACATCGAGGAAACCGGCGCAGCCCAGCATTTTCGCGACGCGCGCATCACGACAATCTATGAAGGCACCAGCGGCATTCAGGCCAACGACCTGATCGGACGCAAAATGCAGCGCGACAACGGCGCGGCGGCCCTCGCCGTCGTGGCCGAACTGAAAGTGATCGAGAGCGCGTTGGCGGAGACAGCTGGCAAAGACCCGATCTTCGTGCCGATCCACAAAGCGGTTTCTCGCGCAATCCGCGCGATGGAAGCCGCTGGCGGCTGGCTATTGCAAAATGGTCGCCAGAACCCGGTCGCCGCCGGCGCTGCCGCGTTCAATCTCCTCAATGTTTTCGCGATCGCCATTTCCGGCGCGCTGCTTGCCAAGAGCGCCCTCGTTGCGGCCCGACACATTGAGGCCGGGGAAGGCAATGCGGAATTTCTCAAGGAAAAAATCGCGGTCGCCCGCTTCTTCGCAGGTCAGATCATGCCGGAAGCCGATGCGCGCCTCGCCGCGGTACTCGATGCGCACGAGGGTGCATTGCAGCTCTACCCATCTTCGCTCGCCTGA
- a CDS encoding formate dehydrogenase subunit delta, which yields MDNRDLVRMANQITAYFSAYPKGEAIDGIGKHIHLFWDPRMRDQLKTYLDQGGEGLDPLFIEAMADYFKGPKSPAKSAAKPANKGAEPSSTRGT from the coding sequence ATGGACAATCGCGATCTCGTGCGCATGGCCAATCAAATCACCGCCTACTTCTCCGCCTACCCGAAGGGTGAGGCGATCGACGGCATCGGCAAGCACATTCACCTGTTCTGGGATCCGCGCATGCGCGACCAGTTGAAGACTTATCTCGATCAGGGTGGCGAAGGGCTCGATCCCTTGTTCATCGAAGCCATGGCTGACTATTTCAAAGGCCCAAAGAGCCCGGCCAAGTCGGCGGCAAAGCCCGCAAACAAAGGCGCCGAACCCTCGTCGACGCGCGGCACCTGA
- a CDS encoding formate dehydrogenase subunit gamma, with translation MAKSTSSPKDGSIKAAAEESHAARPVSEARAVAICAQHGNRPDELLEILHALQHELGHVPETTLPIIATALNLSRAEVYGVLSFYHDFHRHPVGKHVIKICRAEACQSMGTEALCAHAERKLSTKIGNTTSDGKFTIEAVYCLGNCALSPAVMVGEDLYGKVDAKRFDEIVGSLDKETA, from the coding sequence ATGGCCAAGAGTACGTCATCCCCGAAAGACGGTTCGATCAAGGCGGCAGCGGAAGAATCGCATGCGGCCCGCCCCGTCAGCGAAGCCCGCGCCGTCGCGATCTGCGCCCAGCATGGCAATCGCCCCGATGAGCTGCTCGAAATTCTTCACGCCCTACAGCACGAACTCGGGCATGTGCCGGAAACGACACTTCCCATCATCGCCACTGCCCTGAACCTTTCGCGCGCCGAAGTTTATGGCGTTCTATCATTCTATCATGACTTCCATCGCCATCCGGTCGGCAAGCACGTCATCAAGATCTGTCGCGCCGAAGCTTGCCAGTCCATGGGTACCGAAGCGCTGTGTGCCCACGCTGAGCGCAAGCTGTCGACAAAGATCGGCAACACCACGAGCGACGGCAAGTTCACCATCGAAGCCGTCTACTGTCTTGGCAACTGTGCCCTCTCGCCCGCCGTCATGGTCGGCGAAGATCTCTATGGCAAGGTCGATGCCAAGCGTTTCGATGAGATTGTCGGCTCTCTCGACAAGGAGACCGCATAA
- a CDS encoding NADH-quinone oxidoreductase subunit NuoF — MVTIYVPRDAAALSVGADEVAAAIATEAAKHKLDVKIVRNGSRGMLFLEPLVEVETVKGRVAYGPVTPGDVADLFKAKFLEGGAHKLSHGLTEEIPYFKSQERLTFARCGITDPLSIDDYRKHGGFEGLAKAIAMKPIDIVTEVTTSGLRGRGGAGFPTGIKWKTVHDLSADQKYVACNADEGDSGTFADRMLMEGDPYCLIEGMTIAAIAGGATKGYIYVRSEYPHAINVLKEAIEIATRANFLGENIQGSGHNFELFVRRGAGAYICGEETSMLESLEGKRGLVRFKPPIPAIEGLFGKPTIINNVMSFAAVPIILAKGGEFYKNYGVGRSRGTLAFQLAGNIKQGGLVEKAFGVTTRELIDTWGGGTASGRPVRAVQVGGPLGAYLTVEKLDVPMDYEEFVKVDAMVGHGGVVVFDDTVDMAKMARFAMEFCAIESCGKCTPCRIGSQRGVEVIDRIISGQERTKNLELLEDLCVTMTDGSLCAMGGLTPMPVMSALKGFPEDFNRAPKKPVAEAAE; from the coding sequence ATGGTCACCATCTACGTTCCTCGCGATGCTGCAGCGCTCTCGGTTGGCGCTGATGAAGTTGCCGCCGCCATTGCCACCGAAGCTGCCAAGCACAAGCTGGATGTGAAAATCGTCCGCAACGGCTCACGCGGGATGTTGTTCCTAGAACCCCTGGTCGAAGTAGAGACAGTCAAGGGACGTGTCGCTTATGGCCCGGTCACTCCGGGCGACGTCGCAGATCTTTTCAAGGCCAAATTCCTGGAAGGCGGCGCACATAAGCTTTCACACGGATTGACCGAGGAAATCCCTTATTTCAAAAGCCAGGAACGTCTGACGTTCGCGCGTTGCGGCATCACCGATCCGCTCTCGATAGACGACTATCGCAAGCATGGCGGCTTCGAAGGCCTGGCCAAAGCCATCGCGATGAAGCCGATCGACATCGTGACCGAAGTGACAACCTCAGGCTTGCGCGGTCGCGGTGGCGCAGGCTTTCCCACCGGTATCAAGTGGAAGACCGTCCACGATCTCTCCGCCGACCAGAAATACGTCGCGTGCAACGCGGACGAAGGCGATAGTGGCACTTTCGCCGACCGTATGCTGATGGAGGGAGACCCTTACTGTCTCATCGAAGGCATGACGATCGCGGCAATCGCGGGCGGCGCCACCAAGGGCTACATCTACGTGCGCTCTGAGTATCCTCACGCCATCAACGTTCTCAAGGAAGCCATCGAGATCGCTACAAGAGCGAACTTCCTGGGCGAGAACATCCAGGGCTCCGGGCACAACTTCGAACTGTTCGTGCGTCGCGGTGCGGGTGCCTATATCTGCGGCGAAGAAACCTCGATGCTGGAGAGCCTCGAAGGCAAGCGAGGACTGGTACGCTTCAAGCCGCCGATCCCCGCTATCGAAGGTCTGTTCGGCAAGCCCACCATCATCAACAACGTGATGAGCTTCGCCGCCGTTCCGATCATCCTCGCCAAGGGCGGGGAATTCTATAAGAACTATGGTGTCGGCCGTTCACGTGGGACGCTCGCTTTCCAACTCGCCGGCAACATAAAGCAGGGCGGCCTCGTCGAGAAAGCATTTGGCGTGACCACCCGCGAACTGATTGATACTTGGGGCGGCGGCACCGCCTCTGGCCGACCTGTCCGCGCGGTTCAGGTCGGCGGCCCGCTTGGCGCTTATCTCACCGTCGAAAAGCTCGATGTCCCGATGGACTACGAGGAATTCGTGAAGGTCGACGCCATGGTCGGCCACGGCGGCGTCGTCGTATTCGATGACACCGTAGACATGGCCAAGATGGCTCGCTTCGCCATGGAGTTCTGTGCCATCGAAAGCTGCGGAAAATGCACGCCCTGCCGGATCGGTTCCCAGCGCGGCGTGGAGGTGATCGACAGGATTATCTCCGGACAGGAACGCACGAAGAATTTAGAACTTCTCGAAGACCTGTGTGTTACTATGACAGATGGATCACTGTGCGCCATGGGCGGACTGACGCCGATGCCTGTCATGAGCGCGCTCAAAGGCTTCCCCGAAGATTTCAACCGGGCGCCGAAGAAACCCGTCGCCGAAGCTGCCGAATAG
- a CDS encoding LysR family transcriptional regulator produces the protein MDIRQLQYLVALAREKHFTRAANACNVTQPTLSGRIRQLELELGVPIVERSQRYQGLTPEGERVLKWAQLILNNWQSMQQELAHLTDRDAGLSGRLVLGGIPSALPMIPFLTKSVRESHPGIDFTVMSMSSEEILRALEDFTIDVGITYLDNEPIEGLLAAPLYKERYCLFVTESHQLASREAVTWKEAAHERLCLLTTNMQNRRIIDRAFRGADCRPTPELETNSVINLCANVRLMGLASVMPDYILGILGPHSGIKAIPLRNPEVVHNVGLVAVKRAPLSPLIEVLMEAGRSFEPQPANWEASGQAVPIY, from the coding sequence ATGGACATCCGACAACTTCAATATCTGGTCGCATTGGCTCGCGAGAAGCACTTCACGCGCGCGGCGAACGCCTGCAACGTCACCCAGCCGACGCTGTCGGGAAGGATCCGGCAGCTGGAACTGGAACTCGGCGTTCCGATTGTCGAACGCTCCCAGCGCTACCAGGGACTAACGCCCGAGGGAGAGCGCGTTCTGAAGTGGGCACAGCTTATCCTGAACAACTGGCAGTCCATGCAGCAGGAGCTGGCGCATCTGACCGACCGCGACGCGGGCCTGTCGGGACGCCTTGTGCTCGGTGGCATCCCCTCGGCCCTGCCCATGATCCCGTTCCTCACCAAGTCGGTACGAGAATCCCATCCAGGCATCGACTTCACCGTGATGTCGATGAGTTCGGAAGAAATTCTGCGGGCGCTGGAAGACTTCACGATCGATGTCGGCATTACCTATCTCGACAACGAGCCTATCGAAGGGTTGCTGGCCGCGCCCCTCTATAAAGAGCGCTATTGTCTTTTCGTGACCGAGTCACACCAACTGGCATCGCGTGAAGCGGTGACATGGAAAGAAGCGGCGCACGAACGCCTTTGCCTGCTGACGACCAACATGCAGAACCGGAGGATCATCGATCGGGCTTTCCGCGGAGCCGATTGCCGCCCGACACCCGAGCTGGAGACCAACTCCGTTATCAATCTGTGCGCCAACGTGCGGCTCATGGGGCTGGCCAGCGTGATGCCGGACTACATTCTGGGTATCCTCGGGCCACACTCTGGGATAAAAGCTATTCCTCTCAGGAATCCCGAGGTCGTCCACAACGTCGGGCTCGTCGCTGTGAAGCGGGCACCCCTCTCACCCCTTATCGAGGTTCTGATGGAGGCCGGCCGGAGCTTTGAGCCGCAACCCGCAAACTGGGAGGCATCGGGGCAGGCGGTGCCGATTTATTGA